A part of Mustela erminea isolate mMusErm1 chromosome 9, mMusErm1.Pri, whole genome shotgun sequence genomic DNA contains:
- the LOC116598681 gene encoding LOW QUALITY PROTEIN: stromelysin-1-like (The sequence of the model RefSeq protein was modified relative to this genomic sequence to represent the inferred CDS: inserted 2 bases in 2 codons) produces MVSTLGPPLPPGRRRPRIIRTTAPLPARGPATSSPRVVPAPREPSAGRADAAEAVTPMQTGIPGWLGAGEHRPLPPATRFTGRPGSRGEKPGAQRRPAGRPAEGHPRRRARANPVAESRLPLEAHRVPAASFRWADSRRGETRKPTAGVLSSKDSESGASRRPRAAVSARRTVSEEDSDADFVKQYLEEYYSLAKDVKPSLRRDGVPLIEKIREMQKYLGWEVMGKLDADTLEMVRKPRCGVPDVGGFTSFPGMPKWRKTHLTYRIMTSTLDLPRDAVDSTTEEALSLWQEVTPLTFFRADDGEADIKIFAVRNHGDFSPFDGSGHVLAHAYPPGPGIRDAHXDDDELWVENRSGTNLLLVTAHELGHSLGLFLWADPRALMYPVYSTHTDLARFRLSRDDMDGVQSLYGSPPGSPGDPVVPTESVPSGPGTPAACDPALSFDAVSTLRGEILFFKDRYFWHRSDWSLEXEFHLISTFWPSLPSGLDAAYEVTSKDTLFVFKGNQFGAMRGTEVQARYPKGIHTLGFSATVGKIDAAFSDKEKKKTYFFVGDKCWRFDENSQSMEQGFPRPTADDFPGVAEVDAVFQHFGFFYFFRGPLQFAIDPNARTITHTLKSNSWLYC; encoded by the exons ATGGTCAGCACCCTGGGTCCTCCTCTCCCACCTGGCCGCCGCCGGCCTCGCATCA TCAGAACCACGGCGCCGCTTCCCGCGCGAGGTCCCGCCACGTCGTCCCCCCGCGTTGTCCCCGCACCGCGAGAGCCGTCTGCGGGACGTGCTGACGCCGCCGAGGCGGTGACTCCGATGCAGACCGGCATCCCGGGctggctgggtgctggggagcaCCGCCCGCTCCCGCCGGCGACACGCTTCACCGGAAGACCCGGGAGCCGCGGAGAGAAGCCCGGTGCCCAGCGGAGGCCCGCAGGACGGCCC GCCGAGGGCCACCCACGCCGCCGTGCCCGAGCTAACCCTGTGGCCGAGAGCCGCCTCCCCCTGGAAGCCCACCGCGTGCCGGCGGCCAGCTTCCGCTGGGCG GACAGCCGCCGAGGGGAGACACGGAAGCCGACAGCAGGTGTTCTCTCGAGTAAGGACAGTGAGAGTGGAGCGTCTCGCCGTCCTCGTGCTGCTGTGTCTGCCCGTCGTACCGTGAGCGAGGAGGACTCCGACGCAGACTTTGTGAAG CAATACCTGGAAGAGTACTACAGCCTTGCAAAAGATGTGAAACCATCTCTTAGAAGGGACGGTGTTCCCCTCATTGAGAAAATCCGAGAAATGCAGAAGTACCTTGGGTGGGAGGTGATGGGGAAGCTGGACGCAGACACTCTGGAGATGGTGCGTAAGCCCAGGTGTGGTGTTCCTGACGTCGGCGGCTTCACCAGCTTCCCTGGCATGCCCAAGTGGAGGAAAACCCACCTTACCTACAG GATTATGACTTCTACACTGGATTTGCCAAGAGATGCTGTTGATTCTACCACTGAGGAAGCCCTGAGCCTCTGGCAGGAGGTGACCCCACTGACCTTCTTCAGGGCTGATGACGGAGAGGCTGACATAAAGATCTTCGCAGTTAGAa ATCATGGAGACTTTAGCCCTTTTGATGGGTCGGGACATGTTTTGGCGCATGCCTACCCGCCCGGCCCCGGCATAAGAGACGCTC TTGACGACGATGAACTCTGGGTGGAGAATCGGTCAG GAACCAACTTACTCTTGGTCACTGCTCATGAACTTGGCCACTCCTTGGGTCTCTTTCTCTGGGCCGACCCCCGCGCTCTGATGTACCCAGTCTACAGCACACACACAGACCTGGCCCGCTTCCGCCTTTCTCGAGATGACATGGATGGCGTCCAGTCCCTGTACG GATCTCCCCCTGGCTCCCCAGGTGATCCCGTGGTGCCCACAGAATCTGTGCCTTCAGGACCGGGGACCCCAGCCGCGTGCGACCCTGCTTTGTCCTTCGATGCAGTCAGCACCCTGAGGGGAGAAATCCTCTTCTTTAAGGACAG ATATTTCTGGCACAGATCTGACTGGAGCCTTG CTGAATTTCATTTGATTTCTACATTTTGGCCCTCTCTACCCTCAGGCTTGGATGCTGCATATGAAGTTACAAGCAAAGATACCCTTTTTGTGTTTAAAGGTAA TCAGTTCGGGGCCATGAGAGGAACGGAGGTACAAGCACGTTATCCGAAAGGCATCCACACCCTGGGTTTTTCTGCAACTGTGGGGAAAATTGATGCAGCCTTTTCtgataaggaaaagaagaaaacgtACTTCTTTGTAGGGGACAAATGCTGGCG ATTTGATGAAAACAGCCAGTCCATGGAGCAAGGCTTCCCCAGACCGACAGCGGATGACTTTCCCGGGGTTGCAGAGGTTGATGCCGTGTTTCAGCACTTTG
- the MMP1 gene encoding interstitial collagenase: MKASMPSLPLLLLLLWGVGSHGFPATTSGAQEQDTELVQKYLENYYNLKSDGKQIPRQRNSSLVAEKLKQMQAFFGLKVTGKVDADTLALMRQPRCGVPDVAPYALGERTLRWEHTHLTYRIENYTPDLPRADVDSAIDRAFQLWSNVSPLTFTRVLEGQADIMISFVRGDHYDNSPFDGPDGILAHAFPPGPNLGGDAHFDEDESWTKDYRNYNLYRVAAHELGHSLGLSHSTDIGALMYPNYMYEDHVQLSQDDINAIQAIYGPSPNPVQPTGPQTPQVCDSNLVFDAISTVRGELMFFKDRFYMRQNPFYPEVELNFISTFWPDLPSGLQAAYEFPERDEIRFFKGNQYWAVQGQEMLYGYPKDIYQSFGFPQTVKNIDAAVSDEETGKTYFFVANKYWRYDEYKHSMDAGYPRAIAADFPGIGHKVDAAFQKHGFLYIVHGTTQYQFDLRTQRILSIDRVNSWFHC; the protein is encoded by the exons ATGAAGGCCAGCATGCCcagcctccctctgctgctgctgctgctctggggcGTGGGGTCCCATGGCTTCCCCGCCACGACCTCGGGAGCACAAGAGCAGGACACGGAGCTGGTTCAG AAATACCTGGAAAACTACTACAACCTGAAGAGTGATGGGAAGCAAATCCCAAGGCAGAGGAACAGCAGTCTGGTGGCCGAGAAGCTGAAGCAGATGCAGGCGTTCTTTGGGCTGAAGGTGACGGGGAAGGTGGACGCCGACACCCTGGCTTTGATGAGGCAGCCCCGATGTGGGGTGCCCGACGTGGCTCCGTACGCCCTCGGTGAGAGGACCCTCCGCTGGGAGCACACCCACCTGACCTACAG GATTGAAAACTACACACCAGATTTGCCGAGAGCAGACGTGGACAGTGCCATTGACAGAGCCTTTCAGCTCTGGAGTAATGTCTCACCCCTGACCTTCACCAGGGTCTTGGAGGGCCAAGCGGACATAATGATATCCTTTGTCAGGGGAG ATCACTATGACAATTCTCCCTTTGACGGGCCCGACGGAATCCTGGCTCACGCTTTCCCGCCAGGCCCGAATCTTGGAGGAGATGCTCACTTTGATGAAGACGAAAGCTGGACCAAGGATTACAGAA ATTACAACCTCTATCGCGTGGCCGCTCATGAGTTGGGTCATTCCCTTGGACTTTCTCATTCTACTGATATCGGGGCTCTGATGTACCCCAACTACATGTACGAAGACCATGTCCAGCTGTCTCAGGATGACATCAATGCCATCCAGGCCATATATG gacCTTCTCCCAATCCCGTCCAGCCAACAGGCCCCCAGACACCACAAGTGTGTGACAGTAACCTAGTCTTCGATGCTATCTCTACGGTTCGGGGAGAACTGATGTTCTTTAAAGACAG GTTCTACATGCGCCAAAACCCCTTCTACCCGGAAGTTGAGCTCAATTTCATTTCTACTTTCTGGCCGGATCTGCCGAGTGGGCTTCAGGCTGCTTATGAATTCCCTGAGAGAGATGAAATCCGGTTTTTCAAAG GTAATCAGTACTGGGCCGTTCAGGGACAGGAAATGCTGTACGGATACCCCAAGGACATCTACCAATCCTTCGGCTTCCCTCAAACCGTGAAGAACATCGATGCTGCTGTTTCTGATGAAGAAACCGGGAAAACCTACTTCTTTGTTGCTAACAAATACTGGAG GTATGACGAGTATAAGCATTCCATGGACGCAGGTTACCCCAGAGCGATCGCAGCTGACTTTCCTGGCATTGGCCATAAAGTTGATGCTGCGTTCCAGAAACACG GGTTCCTCTACATCGTGCATGGGACGACACAGTACCAATTCGATCTTCGGACCCAGAGGATTCTGAGTATCGACAGAGTTAATAGTTGGTTCCACTGCTAA